One window from the genome of Manis pentadactyla isolate mManPen7 chromosome 15, mManPen7.hap1, whole genome shotgun sequence encodes:
- the ARL2BP gene encoding ADP-ribosylation factor-like protein 2-binding protein, with translation MDSLEEESFALSFSSTSDAEFDAVVGYLEDIIMDDEFQLLQRNFMDKYYQEFEDTEENKLTYTPIFNEYIALVEKYIEEQLLERIPGFNMEVFTTTLQHHKDEVAGDIFDMLLTFTDFLAFKEMFLDYRAEKEGRGLDLSSDLVVTSLCKSSSMPASQNNLRR, from the exons ATGGACTCTCTAGAGGAAGAGAGCTTCGCGCTGTCCTT CTCTTCCACTTCTGATGCAGAATTTGATGCTGTGGTTGGATATTTAGAGGACATTATCATGG ATGACGAGTTCCAGTTATTGCAGAGAAACTTCATGGACAAATACTACCAGGAGTTTGAGGACACAGAAGAGAATAAACTCACTTACACACCCATTTTTAATGAATAT ATCGCTTTGGTGGAGAAGTACATCGAAGAGCAGCTGCTGGAGCGGATTCCTGGATTTAACATGGAGGTTTTCACAACTACTTTACA GCACCATAAAGATGAAGTCGCTGGTGACATATTTGACATGCTGCTCACGTTCACAGATTTTCTggcttttaaagaaatgtttctgGACTATAGAGCA GAAAAAGAAGGCCGGGGGCTGGACTTAAGCAGTGATTTAGTGGTGACTTCGTTGTGCAAATCATCTTCAATGCCAGCTTCCCAGAACAACCTGCGGCGCTAG